The Zingiber officinale cultivar Zhangliang chromosome 10A, Zo_v1.1, whole genome shotgun sequence genome contains a region encoding:
- the LOC122027497 gene encoding transcription factor bHLH18-like, whose product MDTQTAAWYSDMGMEGSFFDHWRVIDQLTADEIAAALGQDFQQSISSESYNSFTADQAPISTESPKKALKTTSLSSCTTEQNSSPSILTFGNPESPCEQKNLYGSLVGVVKPKKEVVAMVGSKRSYDAMVGQASKGSHVRSRSTYDNKEHIIAERKRREKLSQRFIALSAIVPGLKKMDKASVLGDAIKYLKQLEEKVKVLEEQSARRTVESAVLVKKSQLCADDVSSSCDENFVGQQELGESLPEIEAKMSEKSILIKIHCENGKGVLVKALSEVEKFHLSVLSTSVIPFVGSSLDITIMAQTEEGFDMTVNDLVKKLGAAFRKNT is encoded by the exons ATGGACACACAAACTGCAGCATGGTATTCTGACATG GGAATGGAAGGCAGCTTCTTTGATCATTGGAGAGTGATAGATCAGCTCACAGCTGACGAAATTGCAGCAGCTCTAGGGCAGGACTTCCAACAGTCCATCTCCTCAGAGAGCTACAACTCATTTACCGCTGACCAAGCTCCGATCAGCACCGAGAGTCCCAAGAAAGCTCTCAAGACCACTAGCTTGAGTTCTTGCACCACAGAGCAGAACTCATCCCCTAGCATCCTCACCTTCGGCAACCCAGAATCGCCCTGCGAACAGAAGAACCTTTATGGGAGCCTTGTGGGAGTGGTGAAGCCAAAGAAGGAGGTGGTTGCTATGGTTGGATCCAAGAGGAGTTACGATGCCATGGTTGGGCAAGCGAGCAAGGGTTCCCATGTCAGGAGTAGATCAACCTATGACAATAAGGAACACATTATTGCTGAAAGGAAGAGAAGGGAGAAGCTCAGCCAGAGGTTCATAGCTTTGTCTGCAATTGTGCCAGGCCTAAAGAAG ATGGACAAGGCTTCTGTTCTTGGCGATGCAATCAAGTATCTGAAACAACTGGAAGAAAAGGTGAAGGTCCTGGAAGAGCAATCGGCAAGGAGAACAGTTGAGTCTGCAGTCCTCGTGAAAAAATCTCAGCTCTGTGCAGATGATGTCAGCTCCTCCTGCGATGAGAACTTTGTTGGGCAACAGGAACTCGGTGAGTCTCTCCCAGAGATCGAAGCAAAGATGTCTGAAAAGTCCATCCTCATCAAAATTCACTGCGAGAATGGCAAAGGCGTGCTCGTGAAGGCACTCTCTGAGGTCGAGAAGTTCCACCTCTCTGTCCTCAGCACCAGTGTGATTCCGTTTGTTGGTTCTTCCCTTGATATCACTATAATGGCTCAG ACTGAAGAAGGATTTGATATGACAGTAAATGATCTAGTGAAGAAGCTGGGTGCTGCTTTCAGGAAGAATACATGA
- the LOC122028179 gene encoding uncharacterized protein LOC122028179 → MLSRVLGFSLRGVCTAIDTNGDSILHTTLRGSAHFSEPFEAVMAAFQLARPGFSLALRLRRSFPPHRRSSAVFLRCRMQEDGGESKGDVQPESLFMKELKRRGLDPATLLEEGDGGASIGPLESKEESSGGEGNGGSTKRNGVASAELEKKLSDQRELSMSLNSEGLEGLIPRAKVLLTIGGTFFLGFGPVILVIFALFLALYIYLGPSFVHDASSRAPVSSPPHVDPYALLEEESLSQVAPNLY, encoded by the exons ATGCTCTCCCGTGTTCTCGGCTTCTCGCTTCGTGGCGTGTGTACGGCAATCGACACGAACGGTGATTCGATCCTTCACACGACGCTGCGTGGCTCCGCTCACTTCTCCGAACCCTTTGAGGCAGTCATGGCTGCTTTCCAGCTCGCCAGACCGGGCTTCTCGCTGGCGCTCCGTCTACGGCGGTCCTTCCCGCCTCACCGCCGATCCTCCGCCGTCTTTCTCCGCTGCCGCATGCAGGAGGACGGCGGCGAGTCCAAAG GGGATGTGCAGCCGGAGTCGTTGTTCATGAAGGAACTCAAGCGAAGGGGTTTGGATCCCGCCACGCTGTTGGAGGAGGGTGATGGGGGTGCGTCGATCGGACCGTTGGAGTCGAAGGAAGAGAGCAGCGGTGGCGAGGGGAACGGTGGGTCGACGAAGAGGAATGGTGTGGCGTCGGCGGAGCTCGAAAAAAAGCTGTCGGATCAAAGAGAACTGTCCATGTCTCTGAACAGCGAGGGCCTCGAG GGATTAATTCCAAGGGCTAAAGTGCTTCTAACTATTGGTGGAACATTCTTTCTAGGCTTTGGGCCTGTGATCCTTGTCATATTTGCGCTTTTTCTTGCTCTGTACATT TATTTAGGGCCAAGCTTCGTGCATGATGCCAGCAGCAGAGCGCCTGTATCGTCACCACCGCACGTAGATCCATATGCACTGCTAGAGGAAGAAAGCCTCTCTCAGGTGGCTCCGAATCTGTACTGA